DNA from Lineus longissimus chromosome 7, tnLinLong1.2, whole genome shotgun sequence:
CAAATTTGttagtgttatttgaaagttttcttttttatgacaaaatgctgccaaaataaagGCATCGACATCAGAGCTAGCACATTCTGGCCCACCAGCAGCACATAATAATGCTGGCAATAATACACATTCATCTTACCATGAACCTAAAAGCCACTCAATATAAACCTGGAGAATCAGCACCACAAGTTTCGAGtgtattatttttttcaaagtagGGTTTCCTAGAAATGTCATCCCTTTCTCCGAGGTTATCTCACCGACCCACAGAAGATGCTCAAGTTGGATACACAAAATGTAGCGCTGCTTCTCCAGGGTGGGTAAGGACTATTTACAACACATAtaaatgtatttcaatttcagttttttaaaatatacatgtatactaagtATATAATTTACAACACATAAAATGCACGtaaaatgtatatacatttgttaTGCCTGCCGAATACCAAGCAATTTCTTGTTGCAAGCCCTTGCGATGACCACCCCAAACAAGCGATTCTTGTCGCATGCGATCATTACTGCAGGTAGCAGCCGTTCAAATCGATCATTTGCATAGCACTTTAGGACCATGTGGACCTCTGCTGAAACCATAATTGCACTTTCAAGAGACTGCCCAGCACTCCTCATCAAGGCACACTTcaccagaaatacatgtacccaGGTCAGCTTGCAACTCATTTCCTCCTTCTCCCAGCCATTACATGTCTTTAGATTACATGTATCGTACATAACCTGCTGTGAGTATTCCTATCCAAACAATGCAACCACCTTAGAATCGTAACGTAAGATTACCACTCCAGTTAGACTCCTGTGCAGTCACGTCAATACATGACTGCCAAGACAGGCAGCAAGTAGTAATAGCAAGTCCGAGGCCTCAATACTATCTCAAGTCACACGGACctcaacaaatatcaaaatgcagggAAATTTAGCACAAGGTAGAAATAAATCAAGAGCAGGGTATCAAAATGTTGTCACAGTTTAGTTTTTTGTTGCCTTGATGCAATATCACATCCCGACAGAGCGACCAGGATGGATAATTACTGGGGCTTTACTCTGCTTCCAAGAGCTTCAGCAACTGGCAATTACATTCCGAGCAACCTTCATCAACGACTTGCATACATTTGTTTACAACCAACTGCCAAGAATGTTTGAATGCTTCAAGACCTGCACCTAACAGTGTTATAGATGCCATCTCTCTATATGATAGTTTGTAAACGTACCATTGCCATTTGAAAATTGCTCAAAATAACCTCAGGAACTGTCAATGTCTTGAACTGAGTAAAGAGTTATATACTGATCCACATACCATCTGGTCCAATCACTCTTACTCCAGACTTGGGTGTTACCGGGGTTACAACTGGGGTCGTTGGAGAGCCAGCTGCCGTACAAACCAAAACCTGCTGACGGTTCTCCATTCTGACTTGAACTGGCTGTGATGTAGTACATGCAGAAGGGCTTGTTGTAGCCTGCTTCAGCACGATCCGTGGACGATCATCCATTCGGACTTTTATTAGCTGCGACGTGATCGGGCTTGTAGCCGGATTAAGGATAATGGGAGCTGATGTCGGGTTCAGGCGCACTTCGACCCGAGGTGAAGAGGACACTGTGGAGGTTTGTGGCTGAAGCGACGTCACAGTTGCCTGTGGCTGGAGTGACGTCACAACCATATTATTATTGTTCTCGGAGAATGACAACTGAGGAGATATGGAAGATGGCGCAAGAACTGGGGATAGACCCTCGGGAGTTGTCCGTTTCTTTACAACAAATATTGTTTTGCGCATTTTACTGTCACCAGTTAGTGTCTCCGAGACTGAGCGCTGCCGGATATTGAGTGGCATTAATGATGTCTTGCCTTCTGGTATAATGGTCTTGCCACCATCTGTAGCTGTTTCAGAGACAGTACGCTGTCTAATACTCGATTGCACAATCGATGTCTTGGGGTCTGACACTATCTTTTTAACAATCGGTGCCTTGCTAGGCCCTGCTAAGTCTACGCTCACAGATCTGTTCAGTTTGCTTTGAACAGGAACAACAAAACCCAACTGCTCCTTCACAACGCGTGGCATCTTCGCGTAAGTATGGCCACTATCCAGAACAATATACTCGCCAGATCCTCGCTTTGGAAACTTAGACATCCATGTTTCAGGAATATCCTCCAATTTTGGTGCGTGTTTCCCGAGGAACAAGTGGGCAATAGGTATCCCATCGACGTCATCCCATTTCTCGACATTGGAGGCAACTTTGACAAGACCCTCTGTGCGTTTACAGGACGTAGAGGAATCGCTACGCTTTCTCGGTTTGGGTTTCTTCTCCTTCACTTCAATACTCCTCTCTTCCGTCACATCCACAACTGAACACTCGCTCTCTTTCATCACTGTTACCGGTCTTTCCTTCTTCCGTTTTTCCTTTTTCATCTTACCTAAGAGTTTCTTAGCAGGGGGTTCAGACATCAACGTCTTAACCAACAGTTTCTTAGATGGCACTTCAGACTTCTCCGTTTCAGACAGCTCTGGTTCCGACTTATCAATCTTCATCTCCTCTTTGCCTGGTTTCTTAGCTGCCTTTTGAGATTTTGCTTGAGATTTTGGCTTTTTCTTGGGCGTTAATCTCTTTTTGAGACTTTTGCTGCTTCTCCGCCCCTTTTTACCAGTCTTTTTTGGGGAGGCAGCTGCCTTCTTGGAGGACTTATTCGATGGTTTGAGAGCAGACTTGGCTACCTTCTGGACAGTCTTCCCCTCCTCAGCTAAAACACTAAGTCTCGCCTTCTTAGGCTTGGGCATTTCAGCAAGGTCAGACTCCTCAACTGGACCCCCACTCCTTAATCGTCGCCTCCCAAAATTCATTTTC
Protein-coding regions in this window:
- the LOC135490887 gene encoding uncharacterized protein LOC135490887, which produces MADSCFDSTRSDVNRKSPMKQGDTSCPGDKTDATETADSSETSGSPNNTILVGKPLQVDHKLPEGWRRKVVQRSMGKSAGKYDVYLFSPEGRKFRSKTDLAYYFLKKGLDFDPEKFDFSVRGADYVGKVHTPKKAQLIKKSIIKNKQKGVKKEAELKSEKTNTSNKQKATFVQKLVVKMNFGRRRLRSGGPVEESDLAEMPKPKKARLSVLAEEGKTVQKVAKSALKPSNKSSKKAAASPKKTGKKGRRSSKSLKKRLTPKKKPKSQAKSQKAAKKPGKEEMKIDKSEPELSETEKSEVPSKKLLVKTLMSEPPAKKLLGKMKKEKRKKERPVTVMKESECSVVDVTEERSIEVKEKKPKPRKRSDSSTSCKRTEGLVKVASNVEKWDDVDGIPIAHLFLGKHAPKLEDIPETWMSKFPKRGSGEYIVLDSGHTYAKMPRVVKEQLGFVVPVQSKLNRSVSVDLAGPSKAPIVKKIVSDPKTSIVQSSIRQRTVSETATDGGKTIIPEGKTSLMPLNIRQRSVSETLTGDSKMRKTIFVVKKRTTPEGLSPVLAPSSISPQLSFSENNNNMVVTSLQPQATVTSLQPQTSTVSSSPRVEVRLNPTSAPIILNPATSPITSQLIKVRMDDRPRIVLKQATTSPSACTTSQPVQVRMENRQQVLVCTAAGSPTTPVVTPVTPKSGVRVIGPDGMWIIMMPVYPEVQKPSGDSSNCGAEDFSQELVWARNSQNICSSSQFTSSETYDLLPSGKARLEPVSLKKYHQQWTPPKSPYKLVQESLFHDPWKLLIATIFLQRTAGKAAIPVLWEFFTKWPSAEIARDSDWREIAKLLQPLGLHEKRAQIVVRFSDEYLSKDWKYPMELYGIGKYGNDSYRIFCLNEWKQVTPDDHMLNYYHRWLWRNHQQLGID